A region of Methyloversatilis discipulorum DNA encodes the following proteins:
- a CDS encoding site-2 protease family protein, giving the protein MDESIARLAVIVLPVVLAITLHEAAHGYAALMKGDPTAHLAGRITANPLKHIDPVGTILVPLVMYFVGAMAGHEGLLFGWAKPVPVDFSRLRRPKQDMFWVAAAGPAANLVMAVGWGLAMKLALGMPGHYFAEPLLLMAKAGILINLVLMVLNLLPIPPLDGGRIMVSLLPRGPSMVFARIEPYGMFILIALLVSHVLDDILRPLLVLANALLMSLLF; this is encoded by the coding sequence ATGGACGAAAGCATTGCACGCTTGGCGGTCATCGTGCTGCCGGTCGTGCTTGCCATTACGCTGCACGAGGCGGCCCACGGATACGCCGCACTGATGAAGGGGGACCCGACCGCGCATCTGGCCGGCCGGATCACCGCCAACCCCTTGAAGCACATCGATCCGGTCGGCACGATACTGGTGCCGCTGGTCATGTACTTCGTCGGCGCGATGGCGGGTCACGAGGGCCTGCTGTTCGGCTGGGCCAAGCCGGTGCCGGTCGACTTTTCGCGGCTGCGTCGCCCGAAGCAGGACATGTTCTGGGTTGCGGCAGCCGGTCCGGCCGCCAATCTGGTGATGGCAGTGGGCTGGGGGCTGGCAATGAAGCTGGCGCTCGGCATGCCCGGTCACTACTTCGCCGAGCCGCTGCTGCTGATGGCCAAGGCCGGCATACTGATCAATCTGGTGCTGATGGTGCTGAACCTTCTGCCCATACCGCCGCTCGACGGCGGACGCATCATGGTGAGCCTGCTGCCGCGCGGGCCGTCCATGGTGTTCGCGCGCATCGAGCCTTACGGCATGTTTATCCTGATCGCGCTGCTGGTGTCGCACGTACTCGACGACATCCTGCGTCCGCTGCTCGTGCTGGCGAACGCGCTGCTGATGTCCCTGCTTTTCTGA
- a CDS encoding 3',5'-nucleoside bisphosphate phosphatase has translation MNADLHCHSCHSDGVLSPAALAARAAANGVELWSLTDHDNLGGLDEAREHARALGMRFIDGVEVSVTWHGTTVHVVGLGIDPRHAPLEQGLASVRGGRDERALRMAEALEALGVREAYANAMRHAGNPSLVGRSHFARVLVEQGYAPDVHAVFHNYLVRGRPGYIEHQWTALEQAVAWIRGAGGVAVVAHPGRYRISGDQLLRLLGDFRDAGGQAIEVVSGSHGDAEVRHFARLARDFGFYASRASDFHAPDESPIDLGRGAQLPAGVEPVWHAPELGSRVACPA, from the coding sequence ATGAATGCCGATCTGCACTGTCACTCCTGCCACTCCGACGGCGTACTGTCGCCGGCCGCGCTCGCCGCGCGCGCAGCGGCCAATGGCGTCGAGCTGTGGTCGCTGACCGATCACGACAACCTGGGCGGACTCGACGAAGCGCGTGAGCATGCGCGTGCGCTGGGCATGCGTTTCATCGACGGTGTCGAGGTCTCTGTCACCTGGCACGGCACAACTGTCCACGTCGTCGGTCTTGGCATCGATCCGCGCCACGCGCCACTGGAGCAGGGCCTGGCCAGTGTGCGCGGCGGCCGCGACGAGCGCGCATTGCGCATGGCCGAGGCGCTGGAAGCGCTGGGCGTGCGCGAGGCCTACGCCAACGCGATGCGCCATGCCGGCAATCCGTCGCTGGTTGGTCGCTCACACTTCGCTCGCGTGCTGGTCGAGCAGGGTTATGCGCCGGACGTGCACGCGGTGTTCCACAACTATCTGGTGCGCGGTCGCCCCGGCTACATCGAACACCAATGGACGGCGCTGGAGCAGGCGGTGGCGTGGATACGTGGCGCCGGCGGCGTCGCCGTGGTCGCCCATCCGGGCCGCTATCGCATTTCCGGCGATCAGTTGCTGCGCTTGCTCGGCGACTTCCGTGATGCCGGAGGGCAGGCCATCGAAGTGGTGTCCGGCTCGCACGGCGACGCCGAGGTCAGACATTTCGCCCGGCTGGCCCGCGATTTCGGTTTCTACGCCTCGCGCGCGTCCGATTTCCATGCGCCGGACGAAAGTCCGATCGACCTTGGACGAGGCGCCCAGCTGCCGGCCGGTGTCGAACCGGTGTGGCATGCGCCCGAGCTCGGCTCGCGTGTCGCCTGCCCGGCCTGA
- a CDS encoding segregation and condensation protein A: MSGEALIAEPVPAEKAAPPARLYGEALEKLPLDLYIPPDALEVFLDAFQGPLDLLLYLIRKANVDILDIPMAPLTAQYLVYVEAMRSQRLELAAEYLLMAAMLLEIKSRMLLPRPPREAADEGEDPRAELVRRLIEYEQMKAAALALDAIPRIQREHEWVGVQVAERLVEIQPNVSATDLQLAWLALMRRADMTRHHKVTREALSVREFMSGILRRLHEEGDLRFDQLFEVGAPAAQMVVNFLAVLELARENLIELLQLEAFAPIYVRTARTAAVAEPV, encoded by the coding sequence ATGTCCGGCGAGGCGCTCATCGCTGAACCGGTGCCGGCCGAAAAGGCCGCGCCACCGGCGCGCCTGTACGGCGAGGCGCTGGAAAAACTTCCGCTCGACCTGTACATTCCGCCCGACGCGCTCGAAGTGTTCCTGGATGCGTTCCAGGGGCCGCTCGATCTGCTGCTCTACCTGATACGCAAGGCCAACGTCGATATTCTCGACATTCCGATGGCGCCGCTGACCGCGCAATACCTCGTCTACGTCGAGGCGATGCGCTCGCAGCGCCTGGAACTGGCGGCGGAATACCTGTTGATGGCCGCCATGCTGCTCGAGATCAAGTCTCGCATGCTGCTGCCGCGGCCGCCGCGCGAAGCCGCCGACGAGGGCGAGGACCCGCGTGCGGAACTGGTGCGCCGGTTGATCGAGTACGAACAGATGAAGGCGGCCGCGCTGGCACTGGACGCGATTCCGCGCATTCAGCGCGAGCACGAATGGGTGGGCGTGCAGGTGGCCGAGCGGCTGGTCGAGATCCAGCCGAACGTCAGTGCGACCGATCTGCAACTGGCCTGGCTGGCGCTGATGCGCCGTGCCGACATGACTCGCCATCACAAGGTGACGCGCGAGGCGCTGTCGGTGCGTGAGTTCATGTCCGGAATCCTGCGCCGGCTGCACGAAGAAGGCGACCTGCGTTTCGACCAGCTGTTCGAGGTCGGCGCGCCGGCCGCCCAAATGGTGGTGAATTTTCTCGCGGTGCTCGAACTGGCCCGCGAGAACCTGATTGAACTGCTTCAGCTCGAAGCCTTTGCGCCGATTTATGTCCGAACTGCCCGAACAGCCGCAGTCGCCGAGCCCGTCTGA
- the gcvH gene encoding glycine cleavage system protein GcvH: protein MNHPDNLRYTDTHEWVRVEQDGTVTVGITDHAQDALGDVVFLQLPDVGRTVARTEAMAVIESVKSASDIHAPVSGTVTAVNAPVADQPESVNQDPYGAWMFVIKPDNAAELDDLLSADAYSASLG, encoded by the coding sequence ATGAATCATCCGGACAATCTTCGCTACACCGACACACACGAATGGGTCAGGGTCGAACAGGATGGCACCGTGACGGTCGGCATCACCGACCACGCGCAGGATGCCCTCGGAGATGTGGTCTTTCTGCAGCTGCCCGATGTCGGCCGCACCGTCGCCCGTACCGAGGCGATGGCGGTGATCGAGTCGGTCAAATCTGCCTCCGACATCCACGCCCCGGTGTCGGGCACGGTCACCGCGGTCAACGCCCCGGTCGCCGACCAGCCCGAATCGGTCAATCAGGATCCCTACGGCGCCTGGATGTTCGTCATCAAGCCGGACAATGCGGCGGAACTTGATGATCTGCTGAGCGCCGACGCCTACAGCGCCTCACTCGGCTGA
- the rluB gene encoding 23S rRNA pseudouridine(2605) synthase RluB, which translates to MMQGRRRPGGGGEVNGNVANYRSQDSKNKRRGPVVFNEPQKLHKMLADMGLGSRRELEDWIVAGRISVNSLPAHVGQRVGPEDKVRVNGKLIHIHFAQRAPRVLIYHKPEGEIVSRDDPEGRPSVFDKLPKVGGGRWIAVGRLDFNTSGLLVFTTSGELANKLMHPSYELEREYAVRLIGELTPEQSKKLTEGIELEDGIAKFNSLADGGGEGSNHWYRVTLSEGRNREVRRMFEAIGLTVSRLMRVRYGPFELPRRLARGKSEELKAEQVEKLLSVVPAKGKQRKGPAEEARPPVDGEAPTSPKRGRRRGPRKPREAGEGGNRAAPQQSAPSPQGGEGDAPARKRAPRRRRRPSAKPAAGGGEA; encoded by the coding sequence ATGATGCAAGGTAGACGCAGACCGGGCGGCGGTGGCGAGGTCAATGGCAACGTGGCCAATTACCGCTCGCAGGACAGCAAGAACAAGCGGCGCGGCCCGGTGGTGTTCAACGAGCCGCAGAAACTGCACAAGATGCTGGCCGACATGGGCCTCGGTTCGCGCCGCGAACTGGAAGACTGGATCGTCGCCGGTCGCATCAGCGTCAATTCGCTGCCGGCGCACGTCGGCCAGCGGGTCGGGCCGGAGGACAAGGTCCGCGTCAATGGCAAGCTGATCCACATCCACTTTGCCCAGCGTGCCCCGCGCGTGCTCATCTATCACAAGCCGGAAGGCGAAATCGTGTCGCGCGACGACCCGGAAGGCCGGCCGTCCGTGTTCGACAAGCTGCCCAAGGTGGGCGGCGGCCGCTGGATCGCGGTCGGTCGTCTCGACTTCAACACGTCAGGTCTGCTGGTATTCACCACCAGCGGTGAGCTGGCCAACAAGCTGATGCACCCGAGCTACGAGCTCGAACGCGAGTACGCGGTGCGGCTGATCGGGGAACTCACGCCGGAACAGTCGAAGAAGCTGACCGAGGGCATCGAGCTCGAAGACGGCATCGCCAAGTTCAACTCGCTGGCCGACGGTGGCGGCGAGGGCTCGAACCACTGGTACCGCGTCACGCTGTCCGAAGGCCGCAACCGCGAGGTGCGTCGCATGTTCGAGGCGATCGGCCTGACGGTGAGCCGCCTGATGCGCGTGCGCTACGGCCCGTTCGAGCTGCCGCGACGTCTGGCGCGCGGCAAGTCGGAGGAGCTCAAGGCGGAACAGGTCGAGAAGCTGCTGTCGGTGGTGCCGGCCAAGGGCAAGCAGCGCAAGGGCCCGGCGGAAGAAGCCCGGCCGCCGGTCGACGGCGAGGCGCCGACCTCGCCCAAGCGCGGCCGTCGCCGCGGTCCGCGCAAGCCGCGCGAAGCGGGTGAGGGCGGCAATCGCGCTGCGCCGCAACAAAGCGCTCCGTCGCCGCAGGGCGGTGAGGGCGATGCGCCGGCGCGCAAGCGCGCGCCGCGACGCCGTCGCCGCCCGTCCGCCAAGCCTGCGGCAGGCGGCGGCGAGGCCTGA
- the scpB gene encoding SMC-Scp complex subunit ScpB, translating into MSELPEQPQSPSPSEVKRVLEAALLASQDAMSTGELRKLFEQELDHALIRRLLDELREDWAGRGIELVQVSSGWRFRTTADVQPYLDRLKNEKPAKYSRAVLETLAIIAYRQPVTRGDIEDIRGVAVSPGIIKALEGRGWIDSVGYREVPGRPALYATTRRFLDDLGLRTLAELPPLAELQKVMEFNDAR; encoded by the coding sequence ATGTCCGAACTGCCCGAACAGCCGCAGTCGCCGAGCCCGTCTGAGGTCAAGCGCGTACTCGAAGCCGCGCTGCTCGCCAGTCAGGACGCGATGAGTACGGGCGAACTGCGCAAGCTGTTCGAACAGGAGCTCGACCACGCGCTGATCCGTCGTCTGCTCGACGAGTTGCGCGAGGACTGGGCGGGGCGGGGCATCGAACTGGTCCAGGTGTCGTCAGGCTGGCGTTTCCGCACCACAGCGGACGTCCAGCCCTACCTGGATAGACTGAAGAACGAAAAGCCCGCGAAGTATTCCAGAGCGGTGCTGGAAACGCTGGCGATCATTGCGTACCGCCAGCCGGTGACGCGCGGCGACATCGAGGACATCCGCGGTGTGGCGGTGTCGCCGGGCATCATCAAGGCGCTCGAAGGGCGCGGCTGGATAGACAGCGTGGGTTACCGCGAAGTCCCCGGCCGGCCGGCGCTGTATGCAACGACACGACGTTTTCTCGACGATCTGGGCCTGCGCACGCTCGCTGAGCTGCCGCCATTGGCCGAACTACAGAAGGTGATGGAATTCAATGATGCAAGGTAG
- a CDS encoding GAF domain-containing protein: protein MNPGNAAPRDNGLLQAALDQVAETCWARLPCERVTIMLADGEGHDAVLGIAAWRGELAQEVVNARVSSGSSVAGEVFASGRARRVIDADAQQAAGRARGEGGSFICTPLPLDGRILGVINVRRGRGQPAFSEAEEGMLDCLALFGGKSVQTAQLAFLVKSEFAQRALQGEEVTALAEAFSQGAAQPAQVARMLAKSFYREMKAAGFGNNQIVGAAGEIIDQLSASLRKHGQRMERGRQ, encoded by the coding sequence ATGAATCCGGGAAATGCAGCGCCTCGCGACAACGGTCTGCTGCAGGCGGCATTGGATCAGGTGGCCGAGACGTGCTGGGCGCGCCTGCCGTGCGAGCGCGTCACCATCATGCTGGCCGACGGTGAGGGGCACGACGCCGTGCTGGGCATTGCGGCCTGGCGTGGCGAACTGGCGCAGGAAGTGGTCAATGCGCGGGTGAGCAGCGGCAGTTCGGTGGCGGGCGAGGTGTTCGCCAGCGGCCGGGCACGTCGCGTCATCGATGCCGACGCGCAGCAGGCGGCCGGCCGGGCGCGCGGCGAGGGCGGCAGCTTCATCTGCACGCCGCTGCCGCTCGACGGACGCATACTGGGCGTGATCAACGTGCGACGCGGTCGTGGTCAGCCGGCGTTCTCGGAGGCGGAAGAGGGCATGCTCGACTGTCTCGCACTGTTCGGCGGGAAGTCGGTGCAGACCGCGCAATTGGCCTTCCTGGTCAAATCGGAGTTCGCGCAGCGGGCGCTGCAGGGCGAGGAGGTGACGGCGCTGGCGGAAGCCTTCTCGCAAGGCGCGGCGCAGCCGGCGCAGGTGGCGCGCATGCTGGCGAAATCCTTCTATCGGGAAATGAAGGCGGCCGGTTTCGGCAACAACCAGATCGTCGGCGCGGCCGGCGAGATCATCGACCAGCTGTCTGCCAGTCTGCGCAAGCACGGCCAGCGCATGGAGCGCGGCCGGCAGTGA
- a CDS encoding L-threonylcarbamoyladenylate synthase encodes MAQLFTVHPDNPQPRLIRHAADILRDGGLAAIPTDCAWSLVGHMGDARVLERIRRIRDVDVHHHFTMMCRDLSEIATLAKVDNAQFRLLKSATPGPYTFILEATRELPRRILHPKRKTIGLRVPDHPVVSALLEALGEPLLGSTLLLPGEDLPLTDAEDIRERLQHELDLVIDAGHCGTQPTSVIDLSSGTPELVRAGAGDVARFGLD; translated from the coding sequence GTGGCACAGCTTTTCACCGTACATCCCGACAATCCGCAACCCCGCCTGATACGACACGCCGCCGACATCCTCCGCGATGGCGGACTGGCGGCCATTCCGACCGACTGCGCCTGGTCGCTGGTGGGCCATATGGGTGACGCGCGCGTGCTCGAACGCATCCGTCGCATCCGCGACGTGGATGTGCATCATCACTTCACGATGATGTGCCGCGACCTGTCTGAAATCGCCACTCTGGCGAAGGTCGATAACGCGCAGTTCCGTCTGCTCAAGAGCGCGACGCCGGGGCCCTACACCTTCATTCTGGAGGCGACGCGCGAGCTGCCGCGGCGCATCCTGCATCCGAAGCGCAAGACCATCGGCCTGCGGGTGCCGGACCATCCGGTCGTGTCGGCATTGCTGGAGGCGCTGGGCGAACCGCTGCTCGGCTCGACCCTTTTGCTGCCCGGCGAAGATCTGCCGCTGACTGACGCCGAAGACATCCGCGAGCGCCTGCAGCACGAGCTCGATCTGGTGATCGACGCCGGTCACTGCGGTACGCAACCGACCTCGGTGATCGACCTGTCGTCGGGCACGCCCGAACTGGTGCGCGCCGGCGCGGGCGACGTCGCGCGCTTCGGCCTGGACTGA
- a CDS encoding tryptophan--tRNA ligase — protein sequence MYAERVLSGMRPTGRLHLGHYHGVLKNWVKLQHEYPCLFFVADWHALTTNYEDTQVIERSVWDMLIDWLAAGVDPNQATLFIQSRVPEHAELHLLLSMMCPLGWLERVPTYKDQQEKLADRDLATYGFLGYPLLQSADILIYRANLVPVGEDQVPHVELTREVARRFNHLYGREPGFEDKAREAVKKLGGKRGKLYEELRRLYQQEGKEDALAQGKALLEEAQSLSLGDRERLYGYLEGGGKMILAEPGALLTEAARMPGLDGQKMSKSYNNTLMLREEPEVVTKKIRGMMTDTQRVRRTDPGDPDRCPVWQFHVIYSDDSVKQWVQEGCRSAGIGCLECKQPVIDAVLKEQAPIHERAKQYEEDPMLLRNIVADGCERARKLASETMRDVREAMGLNYA from the coding sequence ATGTACGCAGAACGCGTTCTTTCCGGCATGCGCCCCACCGGTCGCCTGCATCTTGGTCATTACCACGGCGTGCTGAAGAACTGGGTCAAGCTGCAGCACGAATACCCCTGTCTGTTCTTCGTCGCCGACTGGCACGCGCTGACCACCAATTACGAAGACACCCAGGTGATCGAGCGCAGCGTGTGGGACATGCTGATCGACTGGCTGGCCGCTGGCGTCGATCCCAACCAGGCGACGCTGTTCATCCAGTCGCGGGTACCGGAGCACGCCGAACTGCACCTGCTGCTGTCGATGATGTGTCCGCTCGGCTGGCTGGAGCGGGTGCCGACCTACAAGGACCAGCAGGAAAAGCTGGCCGACCGCGATCTCGCGACCTACGGCTTCCTCGGCTATCCGCTGCTGCAGTCGGCCGACATCCTGATCTATCGCGCCAATCTGGTGCCGGTGGGCGAGGATCAGGTGCCGCACGTCGAACTGACGCGCGAAGTGGCCCGCCGCTTCAATCACCTGTACGGACGCGAGCCGGGCTTCGAGGACAAGGCGCGCGAGGCGGTGAAGAAGCTGGGCGGCAAGCGCGGCAAGCTGTACGAGGAACTGCGCCGCCTGTACCAGCAGGAAGGCAAGGAGGACGCGCTGGCGCAGGGCAAGGCGCTGCTCGAAGAGGCGCAGAGCCTGAGCCTGGGTGACCGCGAGCGTCTGTACGGTTACCTTGAGGGCGGCGGCAAGATGATTCTGGCCGAGCCGGGTGCGCTGCTGACCGAGGCGGCGCGCATGCCGGGTCTGGACGGTCAGAAGATGTCCAAGTCCTACAACAACACGCTGATGCTGCGCGAGGAACCCGAGGTCGTCACCAAGAAGATCCGCGGCATGATGACTGACACCCAGCGCGTGCGCCGTACCGATCCGGGCGATCCGGACCGCTGCCCGGTGTGGCAGTTCCACGTCATCTACTCGGACGACTCGGTCAAGCAGTGGGTGCAGGAAGGTTGCCGCTCGGCCGGCATCGGCTGCCTGGAGTGCAAGCAGCCGGTGATCGACGCGGTGCTGAAGGAACAGGCGCCGATCCACGAGCGGGCGAAGCAATATGAGGAGGATCCGATGCTGTTGCGCAACATCGTCGCCGATGGCTGCGAACGGGCGCGAAAGCTGGCGTCGGAAACGATGCGCGATGTGCGCGAGGCCATGGGTCTGAACTACGCCTGA
- the rimP gene encoding ribosome maturation factor RimP produces the protein MSVAELIEQAVTGLGYEFVDLETSPRGRLLRVFIDTDKGIMVDDCVTVSNHLTRLFMVENVDYDRLEVSSPGLDRPLRKAADFVRFTGQEAQLRLRVPVGNQRNFTGRLAGVANDRLTLDVKGEAYEFELSQIERARLVPDFERKQELKR, from the coding sequence ATGAGTGTTGCGGAACTGATCGAGCAGGCGGTAACAGGGCTCGGCTACGAATTCGTCGATCTTGAAACCTCGCCAAGAGGCCGTCTGCTGCGTGTCTTCATCGACACCGACAAGGGCATCATGGTGGATGACTGTGTAACGGTGAGCAATCACCTGACCCGTCTTTTCATGGTCGAAAACGTCGATTACGACCGTCTTGAAGTGTCCTCCCCGGGGCTTGATCGCCCGCTGCGCAAGGCCGCCGACTTCGTTCGCTTCACCGGGCAGGAGGCGCAGCTGCGCCTGCGCGTGCCGGTGGGCAATCAACGCAATTTCACCGGTCGACTGGCCGGCGTGGCCAACGACCGGCTCACCCTTGATGTCAAGGGCGAAGCCTATGAGTTCGAACTGTCGCAGATCGAACGTGCCCGCCTGGTGCCGGACTTTGAACGCAAGCAGGAGTTGAAACGATGA
- the nusA gene encoding transcription termination factor NusA, producing the protein MSREILLLVDALAREKNVSREVVFGALETALASATKKRTHDDADVRVSIDRETGEYEAFRRWHVLPDELVENDEAEIGLIDAREQIADIQVDDYIEEALEPVDFGRIGAQAAKQVILQRIRDAEREQILNDFLERKDHLVTGTIKRIERGNAIVEVGRLEALLPREHIIARENLRVGDRVKAVLLRVDRQARGPQIILSRTAPEFIMKLFELEVPEIEDGLIEIKGAARDPGIRAKIAVKSNDPRVDPQGTCIGMRGSRVQAVTNELGGERVDIILWSPDPAQFVIGALAPAEVASIVVDEDAHSMDVVVSEDNLAIAIGRSGQNVRLASELTGWKINLMTVEQSAAKSDAENAAIRLLFMAKLDVDEEVADILIEEGFSTLEEVAYVPLAEMLEIEAFDEDTVNELRTRARNVLLTEAIVDEEQLEQVDDALLALDGMDKQLAAQLARANVRTRDDLADLAVDELVEIAGIDAARATSLITTARAHWFE; encoded by the coding sequence ATGAGTCGCGAGATTCTGTTGCTGGTCGATGCACTGGCACGCGAAAAGAATGTGTCCCGCGAAGTGGTTTTCGGCGCTCTCGAAACCGCGCTGGCTTCGGCCACCAAGAAACGTACCCATGATGACGCCGACGTGCGCGTGTCGATCGACCGCGAAACCGGCGAGTACGAAGCCTTCCGTCGCTGGCATGTGCTGCCGGACGAACTGGTCGAGAACGACGAGGCCGAGATCGGCCTGATCGATGCGCGCGAGCAGATCGCCGACATCCAGGTCGACGACTACATCGAAGAAGCGCTGGAGCCGGTCGATTTCGGCCGCATCGGTGCGCAGGCCGCCAAGCAGGTCATCCTGCAGCGCATCCGCGACGCCGAGCGCGAACAGATCCTGAACGACTTCCTCGAACGCAAGGACCATCTGGTCACCGGCACCATCAAACGCATCGAGCGCGGCAATGCCATCGTCGAGGTGGGTCGTCTGGAGGCGCTGCTGCCGCGCGAACACATCATTGCCCGCGAGAACCTGCGCGTCGGCGACCGCGTCAAGGCAGTGCTGCTGCGTGTCGATCGTCAGGCGCGCGGCCCGCAGATCATCCTGTCGCGTACCGCGCCCGAGTTCATCATGAAGCTGTTCGAACTCGAAGTGCCGGAGATCGAAGACGGCCTCATCGAGATCAAGGGTGCTGCCCGTGACCCGGGCATCCGCGCCAAGATTGCTGTCAAGTCGAACGATCCGCGCGTCGATCCGCAAGGCACCTGCATCGGCATGCGCGGTTCGCGCGTGCAGGCGGTGACCAACGAGCTGGGCGGTGAGCGCGTCGACATCATCCTGTGGTCGCCTGATCCGGCGCAGTTCGTCATTGGCGCGCTGGCGCCGGCCGAAGTCGCCTCCATCGTGGTGGATGAGGACGCGCATAGCATGGACGTCGTGGTCAGCGAGGACAATCTTGCGATCGCCATCGGCCGCAGCGGCCAGAACGTGCGCCTCGCGTCCGAGCTGACCGGCTGGAAGATCAACCTGATGACGGTCGAGCAGTCGGCCGCCAAGTCGGACGCAGAGAACGCCGCCATCCGCCTGCTGTTCATGGCCAAGCTGGACGTGGATGAAGAAGTGGCGGACATCCTGATCGAGGAGGGTTTCTCGACGCTGGAGGAAGTGGCCTACGTGCCGCTGGCCGAAATGCTCGAGATCGAGGCGTTTGACGAAGACACGGTGAACGAACTGCGCACTCGCGCACGTAACGTGCTGCTGACCGAAGCCATCGTCGACGAAGAGCAGCTGGAGCAGGTCGATGACGCCCTGCTTGCACTGGACGGCATGGACAAGCAGCTGGCGGCGCAGCTGGCGCGCGCCAATGTGCGCACGCGCGATGATCTGGCTGATCTCGCTGTTGATGAACTGGTCGAGATCGCCGGCATCGATGCTGCGCGCGCGACATCGCTGATCACCACTGCGCGCGCGCACTGGTTTGAATAA